Below is a genomic region from Eulemur rufifrons isolate Redbay chromosome 24, OSU_ERuf_1, whole genome shotgun sequence.
AGTCCTGGAGCCTGTTCACACAGAGCTGCCACTCCAGAGATAACAAACCTGTCATCAAATAGTGTCAGCCCCAGGTGGTCAACTGTGAGAGCCTGGGGTGGTGTGAGGGGGGCTTCCTAGACGAGGGAGAAACTAAAGAACAACAAGGTAAAGGACTTGAGTTTCAGATTGCATCCCTACTGCCCATTGTCATCCTCGCTTTGCaacttcattcattccttcattccctTTGTACATGCTGTGTTCCTGGCACCTTGTCAGGGACAGTGCTGGGCCAGGAGAGGCCAGCTCAGCCCAGTCCCTTCCCTCATAGGAGCTCAGAGGCAGCCAATTAGTCTCAAGGTATGGGTTGGGACATCGAGCACAAGAGGCCAAGTTTGGTGGCTCCGAGAGAGGGGCAAGGAGGGCCTCATGGCCCCTAGCTTAGGAAGTCCCATTCCGGGCAGGTCTATGTGCTGGACAACAGCACCCTCTGCTGGCTTCTCCAGGTAATAACGCCTAGGTGTAGCCCATACCCACCCATCTGGTGTGGCCAAATAGGGACCTCATTGGCTTTCATCCACAACTTCTCTGGAAAGCAAGTTAAGTTCTTCCTCTGCTCTCAGCAACAGTCTCCGGATTATTACGCCAGCTTCTTCATAGATGTCTTATCTCCAGTCCCTTACCTTGATCCCCTTGCACATTCCTTCCATGGTAAGGGGGTTAAGCTACTTAAGGTGGCTTATGAGGCCCTGCATGGCATGGCTTGGCACCTGGTAACCTCACTGGCTCCACCTCTTTCTGCTCCCCcacctttgtttttattattattgtttatttatttatttatttatttttgagacagagtctcattctgttgcccgggctagagtgccggtggcatcagcctagctcacagcaacctcaaactcctggggcatgtgccaccacatgcccggctaattttttctatatatttttagccgtccagataatttctttctattttttagtagagacaggggtctcgctcttgctcaggctggtctcgaactcctgacctcgagcgatccacctgcctcggcctcccagagtgctaggattacaggcgtgagccaccgcgcctggcctctgcTCCCCCTTTGAGCATCAGATCAATGTTCTTTTGTTCTGGGGGTGGGGTCACAAATCCTTTTTGGAACCTATAAATGCCATGAACGTCTGCCTTGGAGAACATAGGTGTACACGGAATTTTCCATAAAGATTCATGATATTAAATCCACATCCCAATAATGGCCTTCAAGTCAGAACTCCTTTCTTATGCCCTTAGTGAAGTACTTGCAGCAACGAACTATCCATGCCTGCCATCCTGCCTGAGACCCCtacctcccttcctcttcccctagttcctgctcatccttcaggtctcagcttggcgggtcccctcctcccagaaagaagtcttccctgaccttCCTGCCTGGGGTGAGCAGCTCGCTCAGCCCACTGGGTGCATCAGAGCCCTGGCCAGTTAGGGTGGTCATTGGTGACATGCCTGTCCACTCTTGGTAACAGACACCTAAATGTGAGTCCTTATCCATCTCACAGGGCAAATCAAGACCATGGCTGTCTTCCTTAATATCTGCAGATTTCCTCCAGGTCCTGACAACACAAAAGGGGAAGTTTTATCTCTAGTTTCACCACCCAGGAACTGAGTATGATGACAGAAGTAAGAGTCAAGGCTTACTAGTAAATATCCCTGAGGTGGTGAAATGAAAGGGGTAGGCTAGGGTCTAAACCAGAGCACAAACTCTCAGAGTGTGACAGAGCCAGGCCCTGGAAGGGTGGTCGTTCAACCATTCCAAAATTAAGCACGCCGGAAGCTGGAGTCACAACAGTGGTTAAAATCCCTTCTGATTTTCCAACTTCAGACAGGAGAGGCTGAACCGGCTCTCTCTCACCGCGGCGCCCTTTTCCTTCCTGGCTGCGGGGGGCGGGACCGGAGGGAAGCACGCATGCGCATAGGAAAGTCGGCCTTCCGACCGGAACTTTGGTGCTTGGGCATAGAGGAGCAGCCCGGCTCCGGGAACCTTCTCAGCCGGAAGTGGGCCTTGAGTGCGTGGAGCCAGGGTTGGCTCGGGGATCCCTACACGGAGGTTGACAAGTCGGAGAAAATCAGGATGGACGGCGTAGCGACCGCAGCGGCGGCGAAAGAACCCGATGAGGGTGAGGTCCTGGCCACGCGGAGGCGGCGGGAGGGTGCGGCTGCGGTGCCACTAGGAAATGATTCCCCGAGAACGCGAAGGAGGACTCTTTATAGGGGGACACCTGAGGTCAACCTTACCTGTTCCCTCTACCACTTTGTCTAGGTTATCTCCTTTCTTGTCTCTGGCTGACCTCCTTtccctccattccttcctccGAAATTAACCTCTTCCCAGTTCCGGGCCAACCCATTTTCTAATCAAGCCCTCAGGTTAACGAAAACCTCGCCCCTTCCCGGGGCTAATTCTCTCACTGTCTCAGACCAGCCCTTCTCAAGTTTCCTCCTTCTTTGTGCCTGAGCCTTCCCTTGCCCCAGGCTAACCCTCTTCCTGTCCTTTGCAAACCCAGACTAAGGGCTCCCTCATTTTATTGTAACTTCCCTTCCTCCAGAGGCTGCAATCTAGTCTGCCTCCTCAGTCTTCACTCCATTTGTGtgctcccccatctctctccgTTGCATTTTCAATCTCCTTTATTTCTCCTGATGCCTTCCTATCAGTATCTAAAATTCCTTTggtttgctcattttaaaattccatccCACTGCTTCAAATGGTGTGAAGTTCGCTGAAACACTGCTGGCCAAGAATTGATCACTGTTGAAGCCAGACGATGGGTATATGTAGGTAGGGGGAAGGGTGTCATACTTTctgcttttgtgtatgtttgacattttccataataagaaaaaaaaattttttttaacctaaaaagaaaatctaccCTTGGCCCCATGCTGCCTTCCAGCCACCATGTGTTTTCTCCAGAGATTCATGTATACATGTCTCCATTTTCTCACCTCCCATCCACTGAAGTCTGGCTTTTGCCTTCAGAAACTGCTCTGATTAGGATCCCCAATAACTTCCTCCCCATGTAGAAGAAGAAATACCCATTCAGGTTTTTTCTTACTATCCTCAAGTAGAATTCAATTCTAGCCATTGACCCCTTTATCCTTATAAGTTTTCCCTTGGTTTCTGTAACACCATGCAAGATTTTCTTCCTGTCTATCAGGCTGTTCCTTCTCAGCCCCTAGATTAATTTCCTAGAGCaactgtaacaaagtaccacaaactgcgtggcttaaaacaacaaaaatttattttctcacggttctggaggccagaagtctgaaatcagtatTACTGGGctgaaatccaggtgtcagcagggtccTACTCCTCCGCCacaggctctaggggagaacctgttccttgcctcttccagccaGCGGTGGCTTCTGgaattccttggcttgtggccacatcactccagtctctgcttctgtcttcacattGGCTTCTCTGTGTGCGTCATATAGGACatttgtgattgcatttagggcccacctgggtGATCCAGGATACTCTCCATGTTGAGATCCTTGATTTAATCATATCTGTGAATATCctttccctgcccccaacccccaatcTAAGGTAGCATTCACAGATTCCAGGCTATCTTTTAAGACGTGGCTATCTTTTTGATGGCCAGTCTTTAGCTTCACAGGCATGTCCTCTCCCCATCTATTCAGTGCTGCTTCTTGGCCCCTCTCCTCATCCCTCTCCCACCTCTCATTTCTCACAGCTTTAGTTCTTATCTTGACTCTGATGACACCCACCACTCTGTCTCTAGCCCAGCACTTCTGTCCTGAGGAGTCCAAAGGCCCATGTGTCGGCAGTCGGACCTTATCCTCGATGCCTCTCTCGCCTCCCAGCCTTCAGCCCCGTGGCTTGtccactcagcctcctgagcatctTTCTAATCACCCCCCTGCCCACTcttccatcccctcctcccctgcccttgtCCAGATCAGTCTTCTCCTGGCTCAGTGATGGAAATCCTCTCTGAAACCCACTAAACCTGTAACTGTCACTGTAACTCCTCCCTGTCCCAGCTAAGCTACCTAAAGGAGTTgtctctactttctgtcttcacTTATTTCCTGCTTGCTCCAGTTCCCACCAGTCTTGGGAAACAGCTCTTACCAAGGTTTGCCTGCGCTCAGCTTTCCTGTTCTTTTCCCATATTATTTTTGCTCTTGACTATCTCCCACATCTACCTGggtgctccctgagggcaggagctggACTGGATTCCTTCTGAGGATCCTCAGCACTGCCTGGCTTACAGTTGCTGAAGAGCAGTTGGCTGAATGTGTGAATGCATAAGAGAGAGCAAGTGAATGAGTGAACAAGTTAGTGAATATATTCATGATTTTGTGAACAAGTGAAAAGCCAAAGAATTAAGTGCATCAGTAAGTtaggcctcagggcctttgcattagttgttccttctttatttttctgtgtagcTCTGGGAAATACCTAATACAGGATATATTTTCAGTAATTAGGTCGATAATCATCTGTGTCCTCCACTAAAATGTCAACTTTTTGCCTACTGTGGTATCTCtagggcctagaacagtgcccagaatgtagtaggtgctcagtaaatgtgaaCTGACTGGGTGATTGAGCACTCAGTCCCTTTCTACCCAatccctttcttttccccttcccttctcccatccCTGAACTAATAAAGCACCCCCTCAACACAGGCTACACAGAGCCCAGACCTGGGCACTGGGGGGAGCTGAGCTGGACACCGGTCCCATCCAGACCCCAGGACAAGGTAGAAGCAGCTGAGGGAGTGCCAGGGGCCCTGGACAACAATGCCCCCAGGGCTGAAAATGCAGCAGTGAGCGCCATGCTGCATGCTGTGGCTGCCAGCCGCCTGCCTGTCTGCAGCCAGCAACAGGGCGAGCCTGATTTGACAGAgcgggagaaggtggccatcctGGGCCAGCTGTACCACGAGAAGCCCCTGGTGTTCCTGGAGCGCTTCCGCACGGGCCTCCGAGAGGAGCACCTGGCCTGCTTCGGCCATCTGCGTGGTGACCACCGTGCCGACTTCTACTGTGCTGAGGTGGCCCGGCAGGGGACAGCCCGGCCCCGAACCCTGCGCACCCGCCTGCGTAACCGGCGCTACGCTGCTCTGCGAGAGCTGATCCAAGGTGTGGGGGGCAAATGGGCGAGGGCAAGCACAGATGGGGAcgaggggagactgaggcagagggagtgaGAAACAAGGACGCTAGAGACAGGGATCCTGCGAGATGCGTTCTGAGACAAGGAGCAGGGGCACAGGGAGAGACTGAGACAGAAGTGTGAAGTGAGGGAGAGATGGATAGATACAGACAGGGCTCGGGAAGAGACTAGGACTGACAGTGAGAAGGGATCAGAATTTAGTAGATGACAGAAGTGGCATTGCAGATCAGTGGGGCTAGAACATAGAACGCGGCTCTGTGATTGGTTATCCGTAAGGACTGCgagatccctacctcacaccatttACAAAGGCATTGGAGAGAACCAAGAGAAGTAAGTTTATGATCTTGGGGACACAGGAACCTTGTACAAAACACACGTGAAAAccatgaaagaaaacattgatacTGTTTTGACCACAACATAATTAAAAGCATCTTTGTGACCAAAGATAGCAGAACCAAAGTTAAAAGGTGAGAACAAATGAAACGGAGTGAGTTGAAGTCTAATTAGGGAGAAGGTACAAGATAGAGAGGTTGATATAGAAAGAGTGAGATACGGCGACAGGTGGGGGAATGAGGATGAAGAAAGGAGCGggaagaaggaatgaatgaacgagGTGTGGTTAGGTGACAGAAACCGagaaagcaggaaagagagagagatggggatagagcaagaaaggaaggaaaacagagtCCCAGAGAGGGAGAAGGTGACAGTCTGagccagggagaagggagggaagaaaccgAATCTGGTAGAGGAACCCAGAAATGGCTGGGCGTGACAGCTAGCAGGACGGGGGAGCCGAGCAGGACAGGGACTGCAGAGGGCCAGGAGTCTGAGTGGCTGCTTGGCTCTGGGCTctgaaggcagggctggggccagtggaggggaggggccggggcaggTCTGACTGTTACCTGACTGTCCTGACTGTTATGGGACAGAGCCACTCCTACAGGAATAGGCAGCCAAGGTCAATGTGAAGAATCTGGGTTTCAGGGTGGTGGGGAagccaggagaggagaggagcacTCTGGGGAGAGGTCAGATCTGGGGCTTTCCACCACCAAGGGGACCCAGCTCTCACCAGGGACACCAGCACGGGCAGATGCTCTGCCTGACGCAGACCCCACGCGCACACACCAGACCCACATGGACGTGTGCACAAACCCGGCCAACGGTGCAGGTGTGCCCAGGCGTTTCCACTGCCAGCCAGACCAGCAAGCAGGCACACACAGATGCTGACTCTCGACACAGGGGTACCTGTGGGCAGTGTGCTGAGACTTGTGGGGagatatgtgtgtacatgtgactGTGCACATACCCAAGGGGCTTGTGAACCCTGCCTGGACACAGTGGAATGTGGGCTCCAGACTGCCAGTGCCTCAGAGGCAGGATGTACCAGGGCCtgcctgtgcacacacatgcttGGACACGTGAATACACAGGTAGATACAGGTCTggtcatgcacacacactcagtcACATGCCTGAATactcaggcacacacacacacttggacTTACGTGTACATGTCTTCCTACAAGCGTGATCAGTCACATACACATGGTCACACATCTGCTCAGACACGCTCACCCCATGCCCACCCTGCCTCTCCTCTGCGCAGGGGGCGAGTACTTCAGTGACGAGCAGATGCGCTTCCGGGCCCCACTGCTGTACGAGCAGTACATTGGGCAGTACCTAACCCAGGATGAGCTCAGTGCCAGGGCCCCGACCCACCAACCCCCCAAGCCCGGCTGCCCGGGCACACCCGCCTGCCCGCTTTCTGACCTGCTGCTCCAGTCCTACCAGGAGAGAGAGCTGCAGCAGCGGCTGCtccagcagcaggaggaggaggaggcctgcttggaggaggaggaagaagaggaagacagtGATGAGGAAGGTGAGGGCTAGCCCCAGGCCTGTCTGTCTCTTATGGCACCAGGCAGAGCCCCCAACCTGCAAAAGCAAATGTCCCATCCCTCTCCTGCCTGGCCCACCCTCCCCGCTGCAAGCCCTTCCAACCTCTCCAGCATTCCTGTCCACCACTCCTTAAAGGCGCCAGGTGATTTCTCACCTCCAGACCTTTGCTCGGGCCATTCCCTCTGCCGGGAATGCCGTCAGGTCTCACATCCTGACCCTGGTATACGGTCTCCAGAGCGCCGGACTGTCAATGTGTTTGATGTGTGCCATtggagggcagggaccagggcTGTCCCGGTCTTTGCTGTGTTCCCAGTGCCACCcacacagggccaggcacagaagCAGCAGCTCCCTGTGAACTCTGTGTTTGGTGCCTGCCAAGTGCACCCTCATTCACACCCCCCTGGTATCTGTCGCTGCAGACCAGAGGTCAAGCAAAGATTCAGAGGCCTGGGTCCCCGACTCGGAGGAGAGGCTCATCCTGCGGGAGGAGTTCACCAGCCGCATGCACCAGCGCTTCCTGGACGGCAAGGACGGGGACTTCGACTACAGGTGCTCCTGTGCCCCACCTCCCCATGCCCGAGCCCAGCACCCCTCAGCCACACGCCAGGCCCCATGCACATCCATGGAGGGCCTCCCTTTGTGGTGCTAGAAAGCCCCAGAACAGCTCCAGGTCACGGGCCCTCGGGTCAGACAGCTAAAggggctgggtgaccttggactaGCCTTGTCTGTCTCAGAGCCTTAGTCACCTCATCTGTAAGGAGGGGAGTGAGCAGAGATGACACGTAGCTCAATACCGAGGAAACACTGAAACATTACGTTCTGGCAGGTGGCAGACGCCTAGTAGGCTGCCACGACCCCAGGTGTCCCCAGGATGCCCGACCTCTTCATGCTGCAGGAAGGATCCCCTGGCAGGGCCAATGCCCAGCATGGGGGGCGTGTGGTGGGTGCCCCTGTGGTGCCAGCTGTTCATTTCTCCAGTGTGACCTAAGGGGCGAGACACGTGGACCACCTGCTTTGGAAAGGGTGTTGGCCGTCAGGGAAAAGGACCCAGAAGAGTAACAAACGTATCAGTCAAAGATACATGGTTTTGTCATCTGAGGCAGTCTTGCCTTGTGGTCCAAACACCGGGCCTGGCAGCAGAGGACCCTCCTTTGTTTCAGATCCAGCCCCAATAACACGTGGAACTGTGTGATGGCAAATGGCCCCTTGCTGGGTCATCAGTAGAATGGGGATCACATTGGCCACAGGGCCAAGCCCCGAGTCAGTTCTGGGATCCCCGGGCTCCTGAATCAAACCTGGATGATCTGCGTCCAGCCAGGACAGGCCACTCAGAGCCTCAGTCCCTGAGTACACTGGTGAGATGAGTGCCTGGGCCGTGGGGAGCCCTCGGTGAGTGGGGACCACTGCCACTTCTAACCCAGGGCCCAGGAGGAAGTCTGCGGTGATGGGGACCAAAGCCTGTCCCCTCAGGAGGGCAGCTGTTGGGCAGCAGTGGCCCCAGTGTGTCCCCGATGTGTCCCTCACCGGTGCATTCAGTCAGCATGTGCTGAGTGACTGCCATGTCCAGGCTCCGGGGAACAAGGCAGGAAACAGAACCAAGGGAAGGATTCCCTGCCCGGAAAGGGGCCCACACTAGTGAGGATGATAAAGAATTTTCTACTATCttgttgggggggaggggtggagcgtgaagaaaaggaaagcagagtAGGGAGAGAGGGGGAGTGACAAGGTAGCCAgcaaaggcctctctgag
It encodes:
- the CCDC97 gene encoding coiled-coil domain-containing protein 97, with the translated sequence MDGVATAAAAKEPDEGYTEPRPGHWGELSWTPVPSRPQDKVEAAEGVPGALDNNAPRAENAAVSAMLHAVAASRLPVCSQQQGEPDLTEREKVAILGQLYHEKPLVFLERFRTGLREEHLACFGHLRGDHRADFYCAEVARQGTARPRTLRTRLRNRRYAALRELIQGGEYFSDEQMRFRAPLLYEQYIGQYLTQDELSARAPTHQPPKPGCPGTPACPLSDLLLQSYQERELQQRLLQQQEEEEACLEEEEEEEDSDEEDQRSSKDSEAWVPDSEERLILREEFTSRMHQRFLDGKDGDFDYSTVDDNPDFDNLDIVARDEEERYFDEEEPEDAPSPELDGD